The following are encoded together in the Lathyrus oleraceus cultivar Zhongwan6 chromosome 3, CAAS_Psat_ZW6_1.0, whole genome shotgun sequence genome:
- the LOC127128897 gene encoding protein BONZAI 3 isoform X1, with translation MGGCFSDVKGAKEAVGGVNQKATNNNNDAVDFFYTSQGFQPLFTRVELSFSASDLLDMDITSKSDPMLVVYAKKGGGKLEELGRTEVITNCLNPEWIEKINMAFHFEIVQPLVFQVYDIDTTYHGVSTKESSKSESILVDQEKTTLDQTHKQILLSKSKTLKLKDQDFIGEASCNLSEIVTKQNRSLTLKLQSKRENTVQRNLGSVTIHAEETVASRNVVKISFRCSRLDNKDVFSKSDPFLRVSRMVETGGSIPICKTEVIDNNLNPKWNPVSLNFQQFGSKETPLVIECFDFNRSGNHAFIGKMQKSIADLEKLYNERKGANFVVPSKRRGQDKILKSQLFVDQYIEKEQFSFIDYISSGFDLNFMVAIDFTASNGNPQQPDSLHYINASGRLNAYQKAIMEVGEVIQFYDSDKMFPAWGFGGTVQSGALSHCFNLNGGAPGCSEVEGVEGIMDAYASALHTVRLSGPTLFGPVINMAAQMATESLSSYNSTKYYVLLIITDGIVTDLQESINAVVNASDLPLSILIVGVGGADFSGMEVLDADSGPRLRSSTGRVAARDIVQFVPMREVQRGQISVVQALLEELPDQFLSFMRSRDIKPIPSNFS, from the exons TTATCTTTTTCAGCATCTGACTTACTTGATATGGACATTACATCAAAG aGTGATCCTATGCTTGTTGTATATGCAAAGAAAGGAGGTGGCAAATTGGAAGAATTAGGACGAACTGAAGTTATAACGAATTGTTTGAATCCAGAATGGATAGAAAAAATTAATATGGCATTTCATTTCGAGATTGTGCAACCACTTGT ATTTCAGGTGTATGACATTGACACAACATATCATGGCGTTTCCACTAAG GAGTCATCAAAATCAGAATCAATTCTAGtagatcaagaaaaaactacaCTTGACCAGACCCACAAACAAATTCTATTGTCTAAATCAAAG ACACTAAAACTGAAAGATCAAGATTTCATTGGAGAAGCGAGTTGCAATTTATCAGAG ATAGTGACCAAACAAAACCGCAGCTTGACCTTAAAGCTTCAAAGCAAAAGAGAGAATACTGTTCAAAGAAATCTTGGATCAGTTACCATTCATGCTGAGGAGACTGTTGCTTCAAGGAATGTTGTTAAGATTAGCTTCCGTTGTTCTCGCTTGGACAACAAAGATGTTTTTTCTAAAAGT GATCCTTTTCTAAGGGTATCAAGAATGGTTGAAACCGGAGGTTCTATTCCTATTTGCAAGACGGAAGTTATAGATAACAATTTAAATCCAAAATGGAATCCGGTTTCTCTTAATTTCCAGCAATTTGGAAGTAAA GAGACTCCATTAGTTATCGAGTGTTTTGACTTCAATAGGAGTGGAAACCATGCATTTATCGG TAAAATGCAGAAGTCAATTGCAGACCTTGAAAAGCTATATAATGAGAGGAAAGGTGCGAATTTTGTTGTGCCATCGAAACGCCGTGGACAAGATAAG ATTTTAAAGAGTCAACTCTTTGTGGATCAATATATTGAAAAAGAACAATTCAGTTTTATTGATTACATATCTAGTGGATTTGACCTCAACTTCATGGTTGCAATAGACTTCACTG CTTCCAATGGAAATCCTCAACAGCCAGATTCTTTGCATTACATCAATGCATCCGGTCGGTTAAACGCATACCAAAAG GCTATAATGGAGGTCGGAGAAGTTATTCAGTTCTATGATTCTGATAAGATGTTTCCTGCTTGGGGATTTGGAGGAACTGTACAAAGTGGTGCATTATCTCATTGTTTTAATCTGAATGGAGGAGCTCCAGGTTGCTCTGAG GTGGAAGGAGTTGAAGGCATAATGGATGCTTATGCTAGTGCTTTACACACAGTCAGACTGTCAGGACCGACTTTATTCGGCCCGGTTATCAACATGGCTGCACAGATGGCTACAGAGTCTCTTTCGTCGTATAACAGCACTAAATACTATGTATTGCTTATCATAACG GACGGAATTGTTACTGATCTTCAAGAATCAATAAATGCGGTGGTTAACGCATCTGATCTTCCCCTATCGATACTTATAGTTGGCGTTGGAGGCGCTGATTTCTCCGGCATGGAG GTATTGGATGCTGATAGTGGACCTCGATTAAGAAGTTCTACTGGTCGTGTAGCGGCGCGAGATATAGTGCAGTTTGTCCCAATGAGAGAAGTTCAAA GAGGACAAATATCTGTTGTGCAAGCTCTTTTGGAAGAATTGCCTGATCAGTTTTTAAGTTTCATGAGGAGTAGAGATATCAAACCAATCCCTTCCAATTTctcttaa
- the LOC127128897 gene encoding protein BONZAI 3 isoform X2, producing MGGCFSDVKGAKEAVGGVNQKATNNNNDAVDFFYTSQGFQPLFTRVELSFSASDLLDMDITSKSDPMLVVYAKKGGGKLEELGRTEVITNCLNPEWIEKINMAFHFEIVQPLVFQVYDIDTTYHGVSTKTLKLKDQDFIGEASCNLSEIVTKQNRSLTLKLQSKRENTVQRNLGSVTIHAEETVASRNVVKISFRCSRLDNKDVFSKSDPFLRVSRMVETGGSIPICKTEVIDNNLNPKWNPVSLNFQQFGSKETPLVIECFDFNRSGNHAFIGKMQKSIADLEKLYNERKGANFVVPSKRRGQDKILKSQLFVDQYIEKEQFSFIDYISSGFDLNFMVAIDFTASNGNPQQPDSLHYINASGRLNAYQKAIMEVGEVIQFYDSDKMFPAWGFGGTVQSGALSHCFNLNGGAPGCSEVEGVEGIMDAYASALHTVRLSGPTLFGPVINMAAQMATESLSSYNSTKYYVLLIITDGIVTDLQESINAVVNASDLPLSILIVGVGGADFSGMEVLDADSGPRLRSSTGRVAARDIVQFVPMREVQRGQISVVQALLEELPDQFLSFMRSRDIKPIPSNFS from the exons TTATCTTTTTCAGCATCTGACTTACTTGATATGGACATTACATCAAAG aGTGATCCTATGCTTGTTGTATATGCAAAGAAAGGAGGTGGCAAATTGGAAGAATTAGGACGAACTGAAGTTATAACGAATTGTTTGAATCCAGAATGGATAGAAAAAATTAATATGGCATTTCATTTCGAGATTGTGCAACCACTTGT ATTTCAGGTGTATGACATTGACACAACATATCATGGCGTTTCCACTAAG ACACTAAAACTGAAAGATCAAGATTTCATTGGAGAAGCGAGTTGCAATTTATCAGAG ATAGTGACCAAACAAAACCGCAGCTTGACCTTAAAGCTTCAAAGCAAAAGAGAGAATACTGTTCAAAGAAATCTTGGATCAGTTACCATTCATGCTGAGGAGACTGTTGCTTCAAGGAATGTTGTTAAGATTAGCTTCCGTTGTTCTCGCTTGGACAACAAAGATGTTTTTTCTAAAAGT GATCCTTTTCTAAGGGTATCAAGAATGGTTGAAACCGGAGGTTCTATTCCTATTTGCAAGACGGAAGTTATAGATAACAATTTAAATCCAAAATGGAATCCGGTTTCTCTTAATTTCCAGCAATTTGGAAGTAAA GAGACTCCATTAGTTATCGAGTGTTTTGACTTCAATAGGAGTGGAAACCATGCATTTATCGG TAAAATGCAGAAGTCAATTGCAGACCTTGAAAAGCTATATAATGAGAGGAAAGGTGCGAATTTTGTTGTGCCATCGAAACGCCGTGGACAAGATAAG ATTTTAAAGAGTCAACTCTTTGTGGATCAATATATTGAAAAAGAACAATTCAGTTTTATTGATTACATATCTAGTGGATTTGACCTCAACTTCATGGTTGCAATAGACTTCACTG CTTCCAATGGAAATCCTCAACAGCCAGATTCTTTGCATTACATCAATGCATCCGGTCGGTTAAACGCATACCAAAAG GCTATAATGGAGGTCGGAGAAGTTATTCAGTTCTATGATTCTGATAAGATGTTTCCTGCTTGGGGATTTGGAGGAACTGTACAAAGTGGTGCATTATCTCATTGTTTTAATCTGAATGGAGGAGCTCCAGGTTGCTCTGAG GTGGAAGGAGTTGAAGGCATAATGGATGCTTATGCTAGTGCTTTACACACAGTCAGACTGTCAGGACCGACTTTATTCGGCCCGGTTATCAACATGGCTGCACAGATGGCTACAGAGTCTCTTTCGTCGTATAACAGCACTAAATACTATGTATTGCTTATCATAACG GACGGAATTGTTACTGATCTTCAAGAATCAATAAATGCGGTGGTTAACGCATCTGATCTTCCCCTATCGATACTTATAGTTGGCGTTGGAGGCGCTGATTTCTCCGGCATGGAG GTATTGGATGCTGATAGTGGACCTCGATTAAGAAGTTCTACTGGTCGTGTAGCGGCGCGAGATATAGTGCAGTTTGTCCCAATGAGAGAAGTTCAAA GAGGACAAATATCTGTTGTGCAAGCTCTTTTGGAAGAATTGCCTGATCAGTTTTTAAGTTTCATGAGGAGTAGAGATATCAAACCAATCCCTTCCAATTTctcttaa